The window AGGTTGCCGACTTGGGTGCCGGGGCTCAGCTCCCCGTTCGCGCCGTGAGAGAGGTCCTTGAGCCGAGCATCGGCCCCTGGTGCGCTCAACACGATGGCGTCTGCCAAGGCTTGCAGGGCATCGTCCTTGGCGCAGCGTGTTACTAGCGAGCGTGCGAATGCTCCCTTGCTCGACGCGCCACCGAGCTCGTCGGCGGGTATGGCGAGCGCGTGCGCACTGAGGTGGATCAGCTGCTCGAGCTCAAAAAGCCGCTCGAGCTCGCCCTGCAGTAGGTCGATCGTGGGGTCCATGGACGTTATCCTGGAGGTGGTCGCTAGGTTCGATCGGCGTCAAGGGCCAGCGAATTATGTAAGGAGGAATTCCCGTTCCTTGGAACAGGCTCGGTTGGGTGGTAGGGGGATGTGGTAGACAAAGGCGAGGTAGTATACAGAGCGGCGGCCTGGCAAGCCAGCGATGTATCGGCCTGAAACTTGCGTTTCCGGCTAGCGCTCGCTACGCGAGCGGGGCGGTTGTCGGCTCTACGGGACCAGTTTGTAGCCGAGATCGTTGGTGCCTTGGGTAAGGGCGGTGAGCCGTCGGCATGCGAATTGGGCCTGGCAGGCTCATCTGATCGAGCGCTTCTTGCATCCACTGCGCCCACCGCGTGGCTGCTCGACGGACCGAGGGCTACGAACCTGCTGACGGCGGCTCGGACGGGGGGGATGACACGCCTTCTGCGGGTGGATTGGTGGCCATGCGCAAGTACATGCGCGCCGACTGATCGCCCGGCTGTTGCTCGGCGGCACGAGCCCACTGTTTGACGGCTTCGTTGCGCTTTCCAAGTACCAGCAATACGACCCCCAGCGCAATGCGCGCGGAAGCGTAGTCGGGTTTGATGCGCAGTGCCTCCTCGAGCTCCGAGCGCGCTGCTCCAAGGTCGTTTGCCTGGCGGTACACGTTGGCGAGCTTCAGTCTCAGGTCGGCAAAACGCGGGCACAGATGGATGGCTTTGCGCAGCTCTTGCACGGCCTCGCTGCTCATTCCCACATCGACGTACGCTTGCGCCAGCTCGGCGTGCAGATTGGCGATCTTACCTTTGGCGAAGCGATCGATATCGCCCTTGCGATCCGGTCCCCGATCCAGAGCGTCCGCGTAGACGCGCTGCGCCTCGGCGTACTTGCCCAGATCGTTGTAGGTTACGGCCAGATTGAGCGCAGCCTCCGTGTAGTGCTCGTTGAGCCGCAGCGCGCGCAGGAAGGCCGCTCTGGCCTCCTCCAGCCGGCCCTGATCGTGGTGGATCACACCGACCATGTTGAAGACATCGGCGTAGGTGTCGGTGTGCTCGAGAAACTGACCTAGGTAGTGGTATGCTTTGTCGTATTCGCGCTTCTCGTAGTGCTCCCGCCCCAGGGCGAGAAGCTGTTTGATGCGCTCGTCCACTCCAGATCGATCGTAGCTGTCGGCCCGGCCACGATCAAGGTTCGGGTAGGGGCTATGGGTAGGGCTAGGAGTCGGCGCTGCGGAGCCAATCCTTTGCTTCTGCAGCCTGGCTGCTGCGCGGAAAACGCGTTACCAGCTCCCCGAAAGCTTCCTTGGCGTGTCTGCCGTCCCTGAGCTTCAGGTAGGTGCGTCCGAGCAGCAGCAGTGCCTCGGGCTCCAGGCCGCTGCCCTGGTAGCTACGCAGCAGCGTCCTCAGACGCCCCACGGCGGCAATCGGGTGATCACGATTCAGGTAGAAACGGGCCGCATACAGCTCATGACGCGCCAGCAGGCGCAGTGCCGCACGCGCCATTCTCTTGGCTTGATTCGCATAGGAATAGTCGGAGTAGTCCTGCAAGAAGCGGCGGATCTCGTTGAGCGCATCGACCGTCGGCGCTTGATCCCGTTCGTGAGCCGGTGGCGCCAGGGCCCAATCGGTTGGTATCTGCTCGAAGTACGCTTGCGCGATACGGAAGCGGGCGTAGGGCACCTCCGAGTGCGAGGGTCGGTAGCGCACGAAGCGGCGGTACGCGGGTATGGACTCCACGTACTTGCCCTGCTCGAAGAGGC of the Pseudomonadota bacterium genome contains:
- a CDS encoding tetratricopeptide repeat protein, whose amino-acid sequence is MDERIKQLLALGREHYEKREYDKAYHYLGQFLEHTDTYADVFNMVGVIHHDQGRLEEARAAFLRALRLNEHYTEAALNLAVTYNDLGKYAEAQRVYADALDRGPDRKGDIDRFAKGKIANLHAELAQAYVDVGMSSEAVQELRKAIHLCPRFADLRLKLANVYRQANDLGAARSELEEALRIKPDYASARIALGVVLLVLGKRNEAVKQWARAAEQQPGDQSARMYLRMATNPPAEGVSSPPSEPPSAGS
- the bamD gene encoding outer membrane protein assembly factor BamD, yielding MTRLATPTSPGGPVRNRWPGSRPGPAAWLAAALLCSACGGASKQARSYSDSARGAYERALSDLRSGNCLDAGPAFHRIRRRYPYSRFAALAELRSADCLFEQGKYVESIPAYRRFVRYRPSHSEVPYARFRIAQAYFEQIPTDWALAPPAHERDQAPTVDALNEIRRFLQDYSDYSYANQAKRMARAALRLLARHELYAARFYLNRDHPIAAVGRLRTLLRSYQGSGLEPEALLLLGRTYLKLRDGRHAKEAFGELVTRFPRSSQAAEAKDWLRSADS